A genome region from Diorhabda carinulata isolate Delta chromosome 2, icDioCari1.1, whole genome shotgun sequence includes the following:
- the LOC130904165 gene encoding thioredoxin, mitochondrial, whose translation MNKFTISLLTRRLFSSSTNLKRIIKISNNDEFLSKVMNSSIPVIVNFHAEWCEPCHILTPKMKELIEHKTNIDLAIVDVEHNIELVETFEVKAVPAVIAVRDGLVVDKFIGLVDANMIETLIEKLDQKL comes from the coding sequence atgaataaatttacaatttccCTTTTAACCAGGAGATTGTTTTCTTCCAGCACtaatttgaaaagaataataaaGATATCCAATAACGATGAGTTCCTATCAAAAGTAATGAATTCTAGTATTCCAGTTATAGTCAATTTCCATGCAGAATGGTGTGAACCGTGTCATATATTAACACCAAAAATGAAAGAATTAATTGAACATAAAACCAATATAGATTTGGCTATAGTAGATGTAGAACATAACATTGAATTAGTTGAAACTTTTGAAGTGAAAGCCGTGCCAGCTGTAATTGCTGTTAGAGATGGTTTGGTAGTTGACAAATTTATTGGTTTAGTGGATGCAAATATGATTGAAACATTGATTGAAAAACTggatcaaaaattataa